One Antarctobacter heliothermus DNA segment encodes these proteins:
- a CDS encoding 5-dehydro-4-deoxyglucarate dehydratase, with protein sequence MAPTDLRTIIRSGLLSFPVTPFDGDDKFNANAFAAHLEWLSPHKIAGLIVAGGTGELFSLTPSEVVEVVKTARAAQPDQPVIAGCGYGTRMACDMAQGIEAAGGDGILLLPHYLIGAPQDGIEAHIRAVCKSTNMGVIVYNRGQSVVSAETLARLAEDCPNLIGFKDGTGDIDTVKRITVGLGDRLAYVGGMPTHELFAQAYRGAGVDTYSSAVFNFVPETALAFHAAFVAGDDATCDEMLRDFYYPFAKIRDRKTGYAVSAIKAGVALRGFDTGPVRSPLTDLTGEERDLMRDLIQGRK encoded by the coding sequence ATTGCTCCTACTGACCTGCGCACCATCATCCGCTCCGGCCTGTTATCCTTTCCAGTGACGCCTTTCGATGGGGACGATAAATTCAACGCAAACGCCTTTGCTGCACATCTGGAGTGGCTCAGCCCGCACAAGATCGCGGGGTTGATCGTCGCGGGCGGCACAGGTGAGCTGTTTTCCCTGACCCCGTCGGAAGTGGTCGAGGTGGTCAAGACCGCCCGTGCAGCACAGCCGGATCAGCCGGTGATCGCCGGGTGTGGCTATGGCACACGGATGGCCTGCGACATGGCACAGGGGATCGAGGCCGCAGGCGGCGACGGCATCCTATTGTTGCCGCACTACCTGATCGGCGCGCCGCAGGATGGGATCGAGGCCCATATTCGCGCTGTCTGCAAATCCACCAACATGGGCGTGATCGTCTATAACCGGGGCCAATCGGTGGTCTCTGCCGAGACATTGGCGCGACTGGCCGAGGATTGCCCCAACCTGATCGGTTTCAAAGACGGGACCGGCGATATCGACACGGTCAAGCGGATCACCGTGGGACTGGGTGACCGGCTGGCCTATGTTGGCGGCATGCCCACGCATGAATTGTTCGCACAGGCCTATCGCGGCGCGGGTGTGGACACCTATTCCTCTGCCGTCTTCAACTTTGTCCCTGAAACAGCACTGGCCTTTCACGCCGCCTTTGTTGCCGGGGACGATGCCACCTGCGATGAAATGTTGCGCGACTTTTACTATCCTTTCGCAAAGATCCGCGACCGCAAGACCGGCTATGCCGTCTCAGCGATCAAGGCCGGCGTCGCGTTGCGCGGGTTTGACACGGGTCCGGTCCGCAGCCCGCTGACCGACCTTACGGGAGAGGAACGCGACCTGATGCGCGATCTCATCCAAGGTCGCAAGTGA
- a CDS encoding phosphoglycerate dehydrogenase: MTSVILTTSPTFATIGGLSERIAADGYTLVRFPQVDAGYMEALASASFLVAGLPPVDAATIAAAPHLKGILKHGFGLDSIDIDAASRAGLAVTSTPGANAQAVAELALGAIFALSRNTVAGHESVAQGGWHRRRGREVAGCTLGILGFGQIGQRLARIARGVGMQVMAHDAYPVPDAAREIGVELVAFDTLLARADHLSLHISGGPSSTGLIGSQALARIKPGACLLNFARGSIVDLDALAHALGSGHLGGAALDAFVEEPPDISHAIFALPNTLFSPHSGADTAESIQRMGAMVYEDIQTLAHGHWPDRTVNTAAAGRSSGPAG; this comes from the coding sequence GTGACCTCTGTGATCCTTACGACGTCACCAACATTTGCCACCATCGGCGGACTTTCCGAACGGATCGCCGCCGATGGCTACACACTGGTCCGGTTTCCGCAGGTTGATGCAGGATACATGGAGGCCTTGGCCAGCGCCTCGTTTCTTGTCGCAGGGTTACCGCCAGTCGATGCGGCGACGATAGCTGCTGCGCCGCATCTCAAGGGCATTCTGAAACATGGCTTTGGTCTGGATTCGATTGACATCGATGCCGCCTCGAGGGCGGGTCTTGCGGTGACCTCTACCCCCGGAGCCAACGCGCAGGCGGTGGCGGAACTGGCCCTTGGGGCGATCTTTGCGCTGTCCAGAAATACGGTTGCCGGGCATGAATCCGTAGCGCAGGGAGGATGGCATCGCAGGCGCGGGCGCGAAGTTGCCGGGTGCACCTTGGGTATTTTGGGATTTGGTCAGATCGGCCAACGCCTGGCCCGCATAGCGCGGGGGGTCGGAATGCAGGTCATGGCGCATGACGCCTATCCCGTTCCTGACGCCGCCAGAGAGATCGGCGTCGAACTGGTGGCCTTTGACACGCTATTGGCACGCGCAGACCATCTGTCTCTGCATATTTCCGGAGGGCCATCCTCGACCGGGCTGATCGGATCACAGGCGTTGGCCCGCATTAAGCCGGGGGCCTGCCTGCTGAACTTTGCACGCGGCAGTATCGTGGATCTTGACGCGCTGGCCCATGCACTGGGGTCCGGCCATCTGGGCGGCGCCGCGCTGGATGCCTTTGTCGAGGAACCGCCCGACATCAGCCATGCCATCTTTGCCCTACCAAACACCCTCTTCTCGCCCCATTCCGGGGCCGACACCGCCGAATCCATCCAACGGATGGGCGCAATGGTCTACGAAGACATCCAGACATTGGCCCACGGGCATTGGCCAGACCGAACGGTTAATACGGCGGCTGCGGGCAGGTCGTCTGGTCCGGCTGGTTGA
- a CDS encoding aldehyde dehydrogenase (NADP(+)) produces MPDTYTPHGKHLIAGEWVASAATFASDPARGPSHAYAIGTPELVDRACVAAEAAFEVYGQTARADRAAFLHAIADEIEARGAQITQIGTQETGLPEARLNGERGRTTGQLRLFAEHILKGDYLDRRHDKALPDRAPLPRPDLKMVQRPIGPVAVFGASNFPLAFSTAGGDTASALAAGCPVVVKGHSAHPGTGEIVAEAIHAAIATCGIHPGTFSLIQGGKRDVGTALVQHPLIRAVGFTGSLGGGRALFDLCASRPEPIPFFGELGSVNPMFILPQATAARGAQIGTDWAASLTMGAGQFCTNPGIAVVETGPQGDALVAAAAEALKGVQTQCMLTDGIAEAYRNGKQRFDSRNPVRPVLTTDSEGRNAAPNLYETDAAQYLQDHSLGEEVFGPLGLVVRVSGADEMETLARGFEGQLTCTLHMDTGDTDLARRLMPVLERKAGRLLVNGFPTGVEVSDTMVHGGPYPASTNFGATSVGTMAIRRFLRPVCYQNLPDDLLPVDLR; encoded by the coding sequence ATGCCCGACACCTACACCCCTCACGGCAAGCACCTGATCGCAGGCGAGTGGGTCGCCAGCGCGGCGACCTTTGCCTCTGACCCGGCGCGCGGCCCGTCCCATGCCTATGCCATCGGCACCCCCGAGCTGGTCGACCGCGCCTGCGTCGCGGCGGAGGCCGCGTTTGAGGTCTATGGCCAGACCGCGCGCGCCGACCGCGCCGCGTTCCTGCACGCCATCGCCGATGAGATCGAGGCCCGCGGCGCGCAAATCACCCAGATCGGCACCCAGGAAACCGGCCTGCCAGAGGCCCGTCTGAACGGCGAGCGCGGCCGCACCACAGGCCAGCTCCGCCTCTTCGCCGAGCATATCCTCAAGGGCGACTACCTGGACCGCCGCCACGACAAGGCCCTGCCGGACCGCGCCCCGCTGCCGCGCCCCGACCTCAAGATGGTGCAGCGCCCGATCGGCCCGGTCGCCGTCTTTGGCGCGTCGAACTTTCCGCTCGCCTTTTCCACCGCCGGCGGCGACACCGCCAGCGCGCTGGCCGCCGGATGCCCGGTGGTGGTCAAGGGCCATTCCGCCCATCCCGGCACCGGCGAGATCGTCGCCGAGGCCATTCACGCCGCCATCGCCACCTGCGGCATCCATCCCGGCACCTTCAGCCTGATCCAGGGCGGCAAACGCGATGTCGGCACCGCCCTTGTCCAGCACCCGCTGATCCGCGCCGTCGGCTTTACCGGCAGCCTCGGCGGCGGGCGGGCGTTGTTCGACCTTTGCGCCAGCCGCCCCGAACCGATCCCCTTCTTCGGCGAGCTGGGCAGCGTCAACCCGATGTTCATCCTGCCGCAGGCGACAGCGGCGCGCGGGGCGCAGATTGGCACGGACTGGGCGGCCTCCCTGACCATGGGTGCCGGACAGTTCTGCACCAACCCCGGCATCGCCGTGGTGGAAACCGGCCCACAGGGCGACGCCCTGGTCGCCGCTGCGGCCGAGGCGTTGAAGGGCGTTCAGACCCAATGCATGCTCACCGACGGTATCGCCGAGGCGTATAGAAACGGTAAACAGCGCTTTGACAGCCGCAATCCGGTGCGCCCGGTGCTGACCACCGACAGCGAGGGCCGCAACGCCGCCCCCAACCTCTATGAGACCGACGCCGCGCAGTACCTGCAGGATCACAGCCTTGGCGAAGAGGTCTTCGGCCCCCTGGGCCTGGTGGTGCGCGTCTCCGGCGCCGACGAGATGGAAACCCTCGCCCGCGGTTTTGAGGGGCAACTGACCTGCACGCTGCACATGGATACCGGCGACACCGACCTTGCCCGCCGCCTGATGCCGGTGCTGGAACGCAAAGCCGGCCGCCTGCTGGTCAACGGCTTTCCCACCGGCGTCGAGGTCAGCGACACAATGGTCCACGGCGGACCCTACCCCGCCTCCACCAACTTCGGCGCAACATCCGTCGGAACCATGGCCATCCGCAGGTTCCTAAGACCCGTCTGCTACCAAAACCTCCCAGACGACCTGCTCCCCGTTGATCTCAGGTGA
- the hpaD gene encoding 3,4-dihydroxyphenylacetate 2,3-dioxygenase, protein MPVPAPNLYPDFNTIRLSHVCLNVSDLAASKAFYTEILGLQVTDEDDAHVYLRAMEERGHHSVILQQSDQPGTVEVMGFKTFDEDDLDRAEVYFREKGCPTEWVQRAYQGRTLLTSDNMGIPLEFYHKMDRLAPIHQKYALYRGVKPLRIDHFNCFSPDVDASVAFYSDFGFRVTEYTEDEDSKRLWAAWMHRKGGVHDMAFTNGTGPRMHHVAFWVPTPLNIIDLLDLMATTGHVKNIERGPGRHGISNAFFLYILDPDGHRIEIYCSDYQTVDPDLEPIKWDLKDPQRQTLWGAPAPESWFKHGTRFVGVATKESDIQASPIIAP, encoded by the coding sequence ATGCCCGTTCCTGCCCCCAACCTCTACCCCGACTTCAACACCATCCGGTTGAGCCATGTCTGCCTGAACGTGTCTGACCTTGCCGCGTCGAAGGCGTTCTATACCGAGATCCTCGGTCTTCAGGTCACGGATGAGGACGATGCACATGTCTACCTGCGCGCGATGGAAGAACGCGGCCACCATAGCGTGATCCTGCAACAGTCTGATCAACCCGGCACGGTTGAGGTCATGGGGTTCAAAACCTTCGACGAAGACGATCTTGACCGGGCCGAGGTTTACTTCCGGGAAAAAGGTTGCCCGACAGAATGGGTGCAGCGCGCCTATCAGGGACGCACTCTGCTGACCTCGGACAACATGGGAATTCCGCTGGAGTTCTATCACAAGATGGACCGGCTGGCACCGATCCATCAGAAATATGCGCTGTATCGCGGGGTCAAACCTCTGCGGATTGACCATTTCAACTGCTTCAGTCCTGACGTGGACGCGTCGGTTGCCTTTTACAGCGACTTCGGGTTTCGCGTGACGGAATACACAGAGGACGAAGACAGCAAAAGACTGTGGGCCGCATGGATGCACCGTAAGGGCGGGGTGCATGACATGGCCTTTACCAACGGCACCGGACCACGCATGCACCACGTCGCCTTTTGGGTGCCGACACCGCTGAACATCATTGACTTACTGGATCTGATGGCAACCACCGGGCATGTCAAAAACATCGAACGCGGTCCGGGGCGGCACGGCATTTCGAACGCCTTTTTCCTGTACATCCTTGATCCCGATGGCCACCGGATCGAGATCTATTGTTCGGACTACCAGACGGTCGACCCCGATCTGGAACCGATCAAGTGGGATTTGAAAGACCCGCAGAGACAGACCTTGTGGGGGGCTCCTGCACCTGAAAGCTGGTTCAAGCACGGGACACGGTTTGTTGGGGTGGCCACCAAAGAGTCCGACATTCAGGCCAGTCCGATCATCGCGCCGTAG
- a CDS encoding 5-carboxymethyl-2-hydroxymuconate Delta-isomerase, with protein sequence MPHFHIDYSANLEGVVDIGALCETIRAAAAEIETFPVAGIRVRATRVDHVAMADGNPKHGFIDLTVRLRDGRPADVKKDALDRIFGALKGFVDPAMATRSIALSVEMREIDAEFSLKFGTVRDHLEASA encoded by the coding sequence ATGCCACACTTCCACATCGACTATTCGGCCAACCTTGAGGGCGTCGTGGATATAGGGGCCCTGTGCGAAACGATCCGCGCGGCGGCGGCAGAGATCGAAACCTTTCCCGTGGCAGGCATTCGGGTCCGCGCAACCCGGGTGGATCATGTGGCGATGGCCGATGGCAACCCCAAACACGGGTTCATCGATCTCACCGTCCGATTGCGTGACGGTCGCCCCGCCGACGTCAAGAAAGACGCACTTGATCGCATATTTGGGGCGCTCAAGGGGTTTGTCGATCCAGCGATGGCAACCCGCTCCATCGCGCTTTCGGTGGAGATGCGGGAGATTGATGCCGAGTTTTCCCTGAAGTTCGGAACGGTCCGCGATCATCTGGAGGCGTCCGCATGA
- a CDS encoding ribonuclease activity regulator RraA codes for MTDHPLTPDTKAKLEQVSVATLATALYKRGLRHQAIQDVRPVAAKGRNMVGPAFTLRYMPAREDRNQLVEFRNPEHPQRVAIETCPPGHVLVMDSRKSATAASAGDILITRLMMRGGAGVVTDGGFRDAMNIGELEMPAYHSRPSSPTNLTTNEAIDINVPIGCGDAPVFPGDIVVGDDDSVIILPAHLAAEIADEAIEMTAYEDFALEQVKNGAAIIGLYPATQEENLEKFAAWRKANGR; via the coding sequence ATGACCGATCACCCCCTGACCCCCGACACCAAGGCCAAGCTGGAACAGGTCTCTGTCGCCACGCTGGCCACCGCGCTGTACAAGCGCGGGCTACGCCATCAGGCGATCCAGGACGTGCGCCCGGTGGCCGCCAAGGGCCGCAACATGGTCGGCCCCGCCTTTACCCTGCGCTACATGCCCGCCCGCGAGGACCGCAACCAACTGGTCGAGTTCCGCAACCCCGAACACCCCCAGCGCGTCGCCATCGAGACCTGCCCGCCGGGCCATGTGCTGGTCATGGACAGCCGCAAATCGGCCACCGCCGCCAGCGCGGGCGACATCCTGATCACCCGCCTGATGATGCGCGGCGGCGCTGGTGTGGTCACCGATGGCGGCTTTCGCGACGCGATGAACATCGGCGAACTGGAGATGCCGGCCTATCACAGCCGCCCCTCCAGCCCGACCAATCTGACCACCAACGAGGCCATCGACATCAATGTCCCCATCGGCTGCGGCGACGCGCCGGTGTTTCCGGGTGACATCGTGGTGGGCGACGACGACAGCGTCATCATCCTGCCCGCGCATCTAGCCGCAGAGATCGCCGACGAGGCGATCGAGATGACCGCCTATGAGGATTTTGCCCTGGAGCAGGTCAAGAACGGTGCGGCGATCATCGGACTGTATCCCGCCACGCAGGAGGAGAACCTGGAAAAGTTCGCCGCCTGGCGCAAGGCAAACGGCCGCTGA
- a CDS encoding dihydrodipicolinate synthase family protein — MSALAKALTGVSGILVTPFDTAGEIAPDLQKPLVDRAIAAGVHVLTANGNTGEFYGLTLDEACAMVAASGTHIAGRVPLVAGVGRGVRDAQTLAEASRAAGATALMIHQPPDPFVAPRGVIAYVQAVREAGQGLPLILYLRNDAIGTDAIAALCRVEGVVGVKWATPNPMRLKAAMAAAPDHITWTGGLAEVWAPTLYAVGARGFTSGLINVWPERSVAINTALEAGDYARARALIADMQVFEDIRAEEQGGANVPGVKAALALMGEDCGVARPPAAWPLTDDQMMRLRGFMAGNGLLA, encoded by the coding sequence ATGAGCGCTCTCGCCAAGGCGCTGACCGGCGTGTCCGGCATCCTTGTCACGCCGTTTGACACGGCGGGCGAGATCGCGCCGGACCTGCAAAAGCCACTGGTCGACCGCGCCATTGCCGCAGGCGTGCATGTGCTGACCGCCAATGGCAACACCGGCGAGTTCTACGGGCTGACGCTGGACGAGGCCTGCGCCATGGTTGCGGCCAGCGGCACGCATATCGCGGGCCGCGTGCCGCTGGTGGCGGGCGTCGGACGCGGGGTGCGCGACGCGCAGACCCTGGCCGAGGCGTCGCGCGCGGCGGGGGCAACTGCGCTGATGATCCACCAGCCGCCCGACCCCTTTGTCGCGCCGCGCGGCGTCATCGCCTATGTGCAGGCGGTGCGCGAGGCCGGACAGGGGTTGCCGCTGATCCTCTACCTGCGCAACGATGCCATCGGGACTGATGCCATCGCCGCGCTGTGCCGCGTCGAGGGCGTGGTGGGGGTCAAATGGGCCACGCCCAACCCCATGCGGCTGAAGGCCGCCATGGCCGCCGCCCCCGATCACATCACCTGGACCGGCGGTCTGGCCGAGGTCTGGGCGCCGACGCTCTACGCCGTTGGTGCGCGCGGCTTTACCAGCGGGCTGATCAATGTCTGGCCAGAACGGTCGGTGGCGATCAACACCGCACTGGAGGCGGGAGACTACGCCCGCGCCCGCGCGCTGATCGCCGACATGCAGGTGTTTGAGGATATCCGCGCCGAGGAACAGGGCGGGGCCAATGTGCCCGGCGTCAAGGCGGCGCTGGCGCTGATGGGCGAGGACTGCGGCGTGGCGCGCCCGCCCGCCGCCTGGCCGCTGACCGACGACCAGATGATGCGCCTGCGCGGCTTCATGGCCGGCAACGGACTGCTGGCATGA
- the araD gene encoding L-arabinonate dehydratase has product MCVKRPEDLRSARWFAPDDLRSMGHRSRAMQMGWSADDWEGKPVVAVINTWSDLSPCHHHLRDRAEWVKRGILKAGGTPVEMPVHSFSEQFLKPTSMLYRNMGALEVEETLRSHPIDGAVLLGGCDKSTPALVMGAVSMNLPFIFMPAGAMLRGNYAGEKLGSGTDVWKYWDERRAGNITKDQWDGVQGGIARSYGTCMTMGTASTMMSIADGWGLTLPGASSIPAPDAGHKRMAAACGARAVEMVWEDMTPDKIMTWESTRNAVTVAMATGCSTNAIIHLIAMARRAGVDLTLDHLDEIGHTTPVLANIRPSGKDYLMEDFYYAGGLPALMKELGDKLDLSVMTVNGQTMGDNIAEAVNYNDDVIRPLSNPVYQQGSLAVLKGNLAPDGAVIKPAAMDPRFQTHKGPAIVADSYAELKTIINDEDYPMTPDHVLVLRNAGPLGGPGMPEWGMIPMPKALLKDGHRDMVRLSDARMSGTSYGACVLHVAPEAYIGGPLALIQTGDIIEMDIPNRTLNVVLTDAELEARRAAWTAPAPRFERGYGQMFSKHVEQADKGCDFDFLRSDFGGPVPEPEIN; this is encoded by the coding sequence ATGTGTGTTAAGAGACCTGAAGATCTTCGTTCCGCGCGTTGGTTTGCGCCGGATGATTTGCGCAGCATGGGTCATCGGAGCCGTGCGATGCAGATGGGGTGGTCTGCGGATGACTGGGAGGGCAAGCCGGTTGTCGCGGTGATCAACACCTGGTCGGATCTGTCGCCGTGCCACCATCACCTGCGCGACCGGGCCGAGTGGGTCAAGCGCGGCATCCTGAAGGCGGGGGGCACGCCGGTCGAGATGCCGGTGCATTCGTTTTCCGAACAGTTCCTGAAGCCGACCTCGATGCTGTATCGCAACATGGGCGCGCTGGAGGTCGAAGAGACGCTGCGCAGCCATCCCATCGACGGGGCGGTGCTGCTGGGGGGCTGCGACAAATCCACTCCGGCGCTGGTCATGGGTGCGGTCAGCATGAACCTTCCGTTCATCTTCATGCCGGCAGGGGCCATGCTGCGCGGCAATTACGCGGGGGAAAAGCTGGGCTCGGGGACCGACGTCTGGAAGTACTGGGATGAGCGCCGCGCGGGCAATATCACCAAGGACCAGTGGGACGGCGTGCAGGGCGGCATCGCGCGCAGCTATGGCACCTGCATGACCATGGGCACCGCCAGCACGATGATGTCGATTGCCGACGGCTGGGGGCTGACGCTGCCCGGCGCCTCATCGATCCCGGCGCCGGATGCGGGGCACAAACGCATGGCTGCCGCCTGTGGCGCGCGCGCGGTCGAGATGGTCTGGGAGGACATGACGCCGGACAAGATCATGACCTGGGAAAGCACGCGCAACGCGGTCACCGTGGCCATGGCGACGGGCTGTTCGACCAATGCGATCATCCACCTGATCGCGATGGCGCGGCGCGCAGGCGTCGACCTGACGCTGGATCACCTCGACGAGATCGGCCACACCACGCCGGTGCTGGCCAATATCCGACCCTCGGGCAAGGACTACCTGATGGAGGATTTCTATTACGCGGGCGGCCTGCCGGCACTGATGAAAGAGCTGGGCGACAAGCTGGACCTGTCGGTGATGACGGTGAACGGCCAGACCATGGGCGACAACATCGCAGAGGCGGTGAACTACAACGACGATGTGATCCGGCCGCTGTCCAACCCGGTGTACCAGCAGGGGTCGCTGGCGGTGCTCAAGGGCAATCTGGCCCCCGATGGCGCGGTGATCAAACCCGCCGCCATGGACCCCAGGTTCCAGACCCACAAAGGCCCGGCGATTGTCGCCGACAGCTATGCCGAGCTGAAGACGATCATCAACGACGAAGATTATCCGATGACACCGGACCACGTTCTGGTGCTGCGCAATGCCGGGCCGCTGGGCGGGCCGGGGATGCCGGAATGGGGCATGATCCCGATGCCCAAGGCGCTGCTCAAGGACGGCCACCGCGACATGGTGCGGCTGTCGGATGCGCGCATGTCGGGCACATCCTACGGTGCCTGCGTCCTGCATGTGGCCCCCGAGGCCTATATCGGCGGCCCACTGGCGCTGATCCAGACCGGCGACATCATCGAGATGGACATCCCCAACCGGACGCTCAACGTCGTGCTGACGGACGCAGAACTGGAGGCGCGCCGCGCCGCCTGGACAGCGCCCGCCCCACGGTTTGAGCGCGGCTATGGCCAGATGTTCAGCAAACATGTGGAACAGGCGGACAAGGGCTGCGACTTTGACTTTCTGCGCAGCGATTTTGGCGGCCCCGTGCCGGAACCGGAGATCAATTGA
- the hpaE gene encoding 5-carboxymethyl-2-hydroxymuconate semialdehyde dehydrogenase, whose amino-acid sequence MTVLENNISKLNGYLERFRMTGILNRIGGADVAGGAGVFQTISPVDKSVICDVAHGTADDIDAAANAAHDAFAAWRDMPALERKKILIRIAEGIEARAEEIALCECWDTGQAYKFMSKAALRGAENFRYFADQVVQARDGQHLKSPTLMNVTTRVPIGPVGVITPWNTPFMLSTWKIAPALAAGCTVVHKPAEASPLTARLLVEIAEEAGLPPGVLNTVNGFGEGAGKALCEHPRIKAIAFVGESRTGSLITKQGAVTLKRNHLELGGKNPVIVFDDADLERALDAVIFMIYSINGERCTSSSRLLVQDTIRTEFETRLVERVNAINVGHPLDPATEIGPLVTEEHYNKVTSYFDIAKEDGATVAAGGVTVGEEGYFVRPTLFTNATNQMRIAQEEIFGPVLTSIPFSTEEEALRIANDVPYGLTGYVWTNDLTRALRFTDGLEAGMIWVNSENVRHLPTPFGGVKASGIGRDGGDWSFEFYMEQKHIGFALGQHKITRLGAGQ is encoded by the coding sequence ATGACCGTGCTGGAAAACAATATCAGCAAACTGAACGGCTATCTGGAACGGTTCCGCATGACGGGCATCCTTAACCGGATCGGTGGGGCGGATGTGGCTGGTGGGGCAGGGGTGTTTCAGACCATCTCGCCGGTGGACAAAAGCGTGATTTGCGACGTGGCGCATGGCACGGCGGACGACATCGACGCGGCCGCCAATGCCGCCCATGATGCCTTTGCCGCTTGGCGCGATATGCCCGCGCTGGAGCGCAAGAAAATCCTGATCCGCATTGCCGAAGGGATCGAGGCGCGCGCCGAGGAAATCGCACTTTGCGAATGCTGGGACACGGGGCAGGCGTACAAGTTCATGTCCAAGGCGGCCCTGCGCGGGGCGGAGAATTTTCGGTATTTCGCGGATCAGGTGGTGCAGGCGCGCGACGGCCAGCATCTGAAATCCCCAACCCTTATGAACGTCACAACCCGCGTGCCGATTGGTCCCGTCGGGGTGATCACCCCGTGGAATACACCGTTCATGCTGTCCACATGGAAGATCGCTCCGGCGCTGGCCGCCGGATGTACGGTCGTTCACAAACCGGCCGAGGCGTCGCCCCTGACGGCACGCTTGCTGGTTGAGATCGCTGAAGAGGCGGGTCTTCCGCCCGGCGTTCTGAACACTGTGAACGGGTTTGGCGAGGGCGCGGGCAAGGCGTTGTGTGAACACCCCAGGATCAAGGCCATCGCCTTTGTCGGGGAATCGCGCACCGGCAGTCTAATCACCAAACAGGGTGCCGTTACACTCAAGCGTAATCACCTTGAACTGGGGGGGAAGAACCCGGTGATCGTGTTTGACGACGCCGATCTGGAGCGTGCGTTAGATGCGGTGATCTTCATGATCTATTCGATCAACGGCGAGCGATGCACCTCGTCTTCGCGCCTGTTGGTGCAGGACACCATCCGCACGGAGTTTGAGACAAGGTTGGTTGAGCGGGTGAACGCCATCAACGTCGGTCATCCACTGGACCCGGCCACGGAAATCGGCCCACTGGTCACTGAAGAGCATTACAACAAGGTGACCAGCTACTTTGACATCGCCAAAGAGGACGGCGCGACCGTTGCTGCGGGCGGCGTGACAGTAGGGGAGGAGGGCTACTTTGTCCGCCCCACGCTGTTCACCAACGCGACCAACCAGATGCGCATCGCGCAGGAAGAGATCTTTGGCCCGGTGCTGACCTCAATCCCGTTCAGTACCGAAGAGGAGGCGTTGCGGATCGCCAATGACGTGCCTTATGGCCTAACTGGCTATGTCTGGACCAACGATCTGACCCGCGCGCTGCGCTTTACCGACGGGCTGGAGGCGGGGATGATCTGGGTGAATTCGGAAAACGTGCGCCACCTGCCCACGCCGTTTGGCGGGGTCAAGGCCAGCGGCATCGGCCGCGACGGCGGTGACTGGTCTTTCGAATTCTATATGGAGCAAAAGCACATTGGCTTTGCGCTTGGCCAGCACAAGATCACCAGACTGGGCGCAGGGCAATGA
- a CDS encoding HD domain-containing protein, giving the protein MIGAAFEMAFAAHRGQTDQAGMAYIGHVARVAAGVEGQSEVVVALLHDVVEDCDVPLSRVAAQFGDEIAAAVDAITRREGEAAESYYARVRANPIALAVKLSDIADNANPDRLAMLDAATRDHLVRKYTKARAALTLR; this is encoded by the coding sequence ATGATCGGCGCGGCGTTCGAAATGGCCTTTGCTGCGCATCGCGGACAGACGGATCAGGCGGGCATGGCCTATATCGGCCATGTCGCACGCGTCGCCGCAGGCGTCGAGGGACAGAGCGAGGTCGTTGTCGCCCTGCTTCACGACGTGGTCGAAGATTGCGACGTGCCGTTGTCTCGCGTGGCTGCGCAATTCGGCGATGAGATCGCCGCCGCAGTTGATGCAATCACACGCCGCGAGGGGGAGGCGGCCGAGAGCTATTATGCCCGCGTCCGCGCCAATCCGATCGCCCTTGCGGTCAAGCTGTCCGACATCGCCGACAATGCCAACCCGGACCGGCTTGCCATGCTGGATGCCGCCACGCGTGACCATCTTGTCCGGAAATATACCAAGGCCCGCGCGGCCCTGACCCTGCGCTGA
- the hpaR gene encoding homoprotocatechuate degradation operon regulator HpaR: protein MTSELPSTSRSLPIALIRAREGVMSPIRDMLSETGITEQQWRVLRVLSEYGVLDAKTLADRSSLLFPSLTRIAATLREKGLVTQTRDDQDRRRQFIKITPEGQKIIDDRADQAALIVEGFKATLGIENYETLLDLLALLDPGSRG, encoded by the coding sequence ATGACGTCCGAACTGCCGTCGACTTCCCGATCCCTGCCCATCGCGCTGATCCGCGCGCGTGAGGGCGTCATGTCTCCCATCCGCGACATGCTGTCCGAAACCGGGATCACCGAACAGCAGTGGCGCGTGCTGCGGGTGCTTTCTGAATACGGCGTATTGGACGCCAAGACGCTTGCGGACCGGTCCAGTCTGCTGTTCCCCAGCCTGACCCGGATCGCTGCAACCCTGCGTGAAAAGGGGCTGGTGACCCAGACCCGCGACGATCAGGACCGGCGACGGCAATTCATCAAGATCACGCCCGAGGGGCAAAAGATCATCGACGATCGCGCAGACCAAGCAGCGTTGATCGTGGAAGGGTTCAAGGCCACTCTTGGGATCGAAAACTACGAAACGCTGCTGGACTTGTTGGCGTTACTTGACCCCGGCTCTCGGGGCTAG